The following proteins are encoded in a genomic region of Stigmatopora nigra isolate UIUO_SnigA chromosome 3, RoL_Snig_1.1, whole genome shotgun sequence:
- the rassf10b gene encoding ras association domain-containing protein 10 isoform X1 produces MTPDWTPESDPGIVMDSLGGRISVWVRAEEKLVLGLSKRTTCADVLKALLEDLGKSDDHHQRYCIAEKWRGLLRILPDRTRIWRLWVAWGEERHRVRFVLVGNCPCSEAHLVSLPKSDPLSPKWTPTVEIPLDRQCRIVTKAFRKLGKMQKKRSSSAWSDKIQAWARLVVSQDRTIRRQALRIRQLDAEIEKREAQLHLERARTHGPNYVQDAYLSDEQGEAAAATKDSGQIRSSEDLLHLCARCHEVLVDIFTGQLEEEPDEDPAQVRPGEEGEPSRSFVGGRDEMLVKEKLGILLAATQYVGLALRSDLEAIREDLELSRQICGSRQEEMRDLQEKINSLTLAEDGAHHHRRTAQVDTRNWAVERKSQWVEQARGYSKCHRGNDDDDSDTGLSSLHSQESDSLTIYQSLV; encoded by the exons ATGACGCCCGATTGGACGCCGGAATCCGACCCTGGAATTGTGATGGATTCCCTAGGCGGGCGCATCTCGGTGTGGGTGCGAGCCGAGGAGAAGCTCGTCCTGGGCTTGTCCAAGCGCACCACCTGTGCCGACGTTCTCAAGGCGCTTTTGGAGGATCTCGGCAAGTCCGACGACCACCACCAGCGCTACTGCATCGCCGAAAAATGGCGTGGCCTGCTGAGGATTCTCCCCGATCGCACCAGGATTTGGCGTCTGTGGGTGGCTTGGGGAGAAGAACGACACCGGGTGAGGTTCGTGCTCGTGGGCAACTGCCCCTGCAGCGAGGCGCACCTGGTCTCTCTACCCAAATCCGACCCCCTGTCCCCCAAATGGACCCCCACGGTGGAGATCCCGCTCGACAGGCAGTGCCGGATCGTCACGAAGGCGTTCAGAAAGTTGGGGAAGATGCAGAAGAAGCGGTCGTCTTCTGCCTGGTCGGACAAGATCCAGGCTTGGGCGCGTCTGGTGGTCTCCCAGGACCGCACCATCCGGCGACAGGCGCTCCGGATTCGGCAGCTGGATGCGGAGATTGAAAAGAGGGAGGCCCAATTGCATTTGGAGCGGGCTCGAACCCACGGCCCAAATTATGTGCAGGACGCCTATTTGTCAGACGAACAGGgagaagcagcagcagcaactaAGGATTCCGGACAGATACGCTCTTCGGAAGACCTGCTACACTTGTGTGCTCGG TGTCATGAAGTGCTCGTGGACATTTTCACGGGGCAGTTGGAGGAAGAGCCAGACGAGGACCCCGCACAGGTGAGACCCGGGGAGGAGGGCGAGCCGTCCCGGTCCTTCGTTGGGGGCCGAGACGAGATGTTGGTGAAGGAGAAGCTAGGAATATTGCTGGCCGCCACTCAGTACGTGGGCCTGGCCCTCCGCTCGGATTTGGAGGCTATTAGGGAAGATTTGGAGCTGAGCCGGCAGATTTGCGGCAGCCGTCAGGAGGAGATGAGGGATTTGCAGGAGAAAATCAACTCTTTGACTTTGGCCGAGGATGGGGCCCACCACCATAGGAGGACGGCTCAAGTGGACACGAGGAATTGGGCTGTGGAGAGGAAGAGCCAGTGGGTGGAGCAAGCCAGGGGTTACTCCAAATGTCACAGAGGGAACGACGACGACGACTCGGACACGGGCTTAAGCTCCCTCCACAGCCAGGAGTCCGATAGTCTCACCATCTACCAATCGCTGGTTTAG
- the btbd10b gene encoding BTB/POZ domain-containing protein 10 isoform X1: MATRLQSYDSNSSDTENWEGKSTSRPRKLCKHPSKYRAETRQRMSLHGASGGCDHSRDRRRSSDRSRDSSHEREGQLTPCIRNLTSPTRQHNSERDGGPSSRPGSPRPQRLSPSGSSSSGVASSRNSSLSSTEGTFKSLPPGEMIFVYENPKEAVVAGAALCNRNLRASERVTLIVDNTRFVVDPAIFTAQPNTMLGRMFGSGREHNFTRPNEKGEFEVAEGISSTVFRAILDYYKSGLIRCPDGISIPELREACDYLCISFDYSTIKCRDLSALMHELSNDGARQQFEFYLEEMVLPLMVASAHSGERECHIVVLTDDDVVDWDEEYPPQMGEEYSQIIYSTKLYRFFKYIENRDVAKSVLKERGLKKIRLGIEGYPTYKEKVKKRPGGRPEVIYNYVQRPFIRMSWEKEEGKSRHVDFQCVKSKSITNLAAAAADIPQDQLVVLHPGPQVDELDILPNHPPGGNPYNNSYGNEPDPEGPPPAV, encoded by the exons ATGGCAACGCGTCTGCAGTCATATGACAGTAACTCCAGTGACACCGAAAACTGGGAAGGGAAATCAACGAGCCGACCTCGCAAACTGTGCAAGCATCCGAG CAAGTACCGAGCGGAGACCCGACAGAGGATGAGCCTGCACGGTGCCAGCGGGGGCTGCGACCACTCGCGTGACCGCCGCCGCTCCAGCGATCGCTCCAGGGATTCCTCGCACGAGAGAGAAGGACAGCTCACCCCGTGCATTCGCAACCTCACGTCACCCACCCGTCAACATAACAGTG AGCGTGATGGCGGACCCTCGTCGAGGCCCGGCAGCCCCCGGCCTCAGAGGCTTTCCCCCAGCGGATCCAGCAGCAGTGGTGTGGCGAGCAGCCGCAACAGCAGCCTCTCCAGCACCGAGGGAACCTTCAAAAGTTTGCCGCCGGGAGAAATGATATTCGTCTACGAGAATCCCAAGGAGGCGGTGGTGGCCGGCGCCGCCCTCTGCAACCGCAACCTGCGTGCGTCCGAGAGGGTCACGCTGATTGTTGACAACACGCGCTTTGTGGTCGACCCCGCCATCTTCACCGCGCAGCCCAACACCATGCTCGGCAG AATGTTCGGGTCCGGACGAGAGCACAATTTCACACGGCCCAACGAGAAGGGGGAGTTCGAGGTCGCTGAAGGAATCAGTTCGACGGTTTTCCGAGCAATTCTG GATTACTACAAATCGGGGCTAATCCGTTGCCCTGACGGAATCTCCATCCCCGAGTTGCGGGAGGCGTGCGACTATCTATGCATTTCTTTCGACTACAGCACCATCAAATGCAGAGACCTCA GTGCCCTGATGCACGAGCTGTCCAACGATGGCGCCCGGCAACAGTTTGAGTTCTACCTGGAAGAAATGGTTCTACCTCTGATGGTGGCCAGCGCCCACAGCGGCGAGCGCGAGTGCCACATTGTGGTCCTCACCGACGACGACGTGGTGGATTGGGACGAGGAATACCCGCCCCAGATGGGAGAGGAGTATTCACAAA TCATCTACAGCACCAAACTCTACCGCTTCTTCAAGTACATTGAGAACCGGGATGTGGCCAAGTCGGTTTTGAAGGAGAGGGGGTTGAAGAAGATCAGACTGGGCATCGAAG GTTACCCCACGTACAAGGAGAAGGTGAAGAAGCGCCCCGGTGGTCGCCCGGAGGTCATCTACAACTACGTCCAGCGCCCCTTCATCCGCATGTCGTGGGAGAAAGAGGAGGGCAAGAGTCGCCACGTGGACTTCCAGTGCGTCAAGTCCAAGTCCATCACCAacctggcggcggcggccgccgacATCCCCCAGGACCAGCTGGTTGTCCTCCACCCGGGTCCGCAGGTGGACGAGCTGGACATCCTGCCCAACCACCCACCTGGAGGCAACCCTTACAACAACAGCTACGGCAACGAGCCAGACCCGGAGGGACCGCCGCCCGCTGTGTGA
- the rassf10b gene encoding ras association domain-containing protein 10 isoform X2, whose amino-acid sequence MTPDWTPESDPGIVMDSLGGRISVWVRAEEKLVLGLSKRTTCADVLKALLEDLGKSDDHHQRYCIAEKWRGLLRILPDRTRIWRLWVAWGEERHRVRFVLVGNCPCSEAHLVSLPKSDPLSPKWTPTVEIPLDRQCRIVTKAFRKLGKMQKKRSSSAWSDKIQAWARLVVSQDRTIRRQALRIRQLDAEIEKREAQLHLERARTHGPNYVQDAYLSDEQGEAAAATKDSGQIRSSEDLLHLCARCHEVLVDIFTGQLEEEPDEDPAQYVGLALRSDLEAIREDLELSRQICGSRQEEMRDLQEKINSLTLAEDGAHHHRRTAQVDTRNWAVERKSQWVEQARGYSKCHRGNDDDDSDTGLSSLHSQESDSLTIYQSLV is encoded by the exons ATGACGCCCGATTGGACGCCGGAATCCGACCCTGGAATTGTGATGGATTCCCTAGGCGGGCGCATCTCGGTGTGGGTGCGAGCCGAGGAGAAGCTCGTCCTGGGCTTGTCCAAGCGCACCACCTGTGCCGACGTTCTCAAGGCGCTTTTGGAGGATCTCGGCAAGTCCGACGACCACCACCAGCGCTACTGCATCGCCGAAAAATGGCGTGGCCTGCTGAGGATTCTCCCCGATCGCACCAGGATTTGGCGTCTGTGGGTGGCTTGGGGAGAAGAACGACACCGGGTGAGGTTCGTGCTCGTGGGCAACTGCCCCTGCAGCGAGGCGCACCTGGTCTCTCTACCCAAATCCGACCCCCTGTCCCCCAAATGGACCCCCACGGTGGAGATCCCGCTCGACAGGCAGTGCCGGATCGTCACGAAGGCGTTCAGAAAGTTGGGGAAGATGCAGAAGAAGCGGTCGTCTTCTGCCTGGTCGGACAAGATCCAGGCTTGGGCGCGTCTGGTGGTCTCCCAGGACCGCACCATCCGGCGACAGGCGCTCCGGATTCGGCAGCTGGATGCGGAGATTGAAAAGAGGGAGGCCCAATTGCATTTGGAGCGGGCTCGAACCCACGGCCCAAATTATGTGCAGGACGCCTATTTGTCAGACGAACAGGgagaagcagcagcagcaactaAGGATTCCGGACAGATACGCTCTTCGGAAGACCTGCTACACTTGTGTGCTCGG TGTCATGAAGTGCTCGTGGACATTTTCACGGGGCAGTTGGAGGAAGAGCCAGACGAGGACCCCGCACAG TACGTGGGCCTGGCCCTCCGCTCGGATTTGGAGGCTATTAGGGAAGATTTGGAGCTGAGCCGGCAGATTTGCGGCAGCCGTCAGGAGGAGATGAGGGATTTGCAGGAGAAAATCAACTCTTTGACTTTGGCCGAGGATGGGGCCCACCACCATAGGAGGACGGCTCAAGTGGACACGAGGAATTGGGCTGTGGAGAGGAAGAGCCAGTGGGTGGAGCAAGCCAGGGGTTACTCCAAATGTCACAGAGGGAACGACGACGACGACTCGGACACGGGCTTAAGCTCCCTCCACAGCCAGGAGTCCGATAGTCTCACCATCTACCAATCGCTGGTTTAG
- the btbd10b gene encoding BTB/POZ domain-containing protein 10 isoform X2, with protein MSLHGASGGCDHSRDRRRSSDRSRDSSHEREGQLTPCIRNLTSPTRQHNSERDGGPSSRPGSPRPQRLSPSGSSSSGVASSRNSSLSSTEGTFKSLPPGEMIFVYENPKEAVVAGAALCNRNLRASERVTLIVDNTRFVVDPAIFTAQPNTMLGRMFGSGREHNFTRPNEKGEFEVAEGISSTVFRAILDYYKSGLIRCPDGISIPELREACDYLCISFDYSTIKCRDLSALMHELSNDGARQQFEFYLEEMVLPLMVASAHSGERECHIVVLTDDDVVDWDEEYPPQMGEEYSQIIYSTKLYRFFKYIENRDVAKSVLKERGLKKIRLGIEGYPTYKEKVKKRPGGRPEVIYNYVQRPFIRMSWEKEEGKSRHVDFQCVKSKSITNLAAAAADIPQDQLVVLHPGPQVDELDILPNHPPGGNPYNNSYGNEPDPEGPPPAV; from the exons ATGAGCCTGCACGGTGCCAGCGGGGGCTGCGACCACTCGCGTGACCGCCGCCGCTCCAGCGATCGCTCCAGGGATTCCTCGCACGAGAGAGAAGGACAGCTCACCCCGTGCATTCGCAACCTCACGTCACCCACCCGTCAACATAACAGTG AGCGTGATGGCGGACCCTCGTCGAGGCCCGGCAGCCCCCGGCCTCAGAGGCTTTCCCCCAGCGGATCCAGCAGCAGTGGTGTGGCGAGCAGCCGCAACAGCAGCCTCTCCAGCACCGAGGGAACCTTCAAAAGTTTGCCGCCGGGAGAAATGATATTCGTCTACGAGAATCCCAAGGAGGCGGTGGTGGCCGGCGCCGCCCTCTGCAACCGCAACCTGCGTGCGTCCGAGAGGGTCACGCTGATTGTTGACAACACGCGCTTTGTGGTCGACCCCGCCATCTTCACCGCGCAGCCCAACACCATGCTCGGCAG AATGTTCGGGTCCGGACGAGAGCACAATTTCACACGGCCCAACGAGAAGGGGGAGTTCGAGGTCGCTGAAGGAATCAGTTCGACGGTTTTCCGAGCAATTCTG GATTACTACAAATCGGGGCTAATCCGTTGCCCTGACGGAATCTCCATCCCCGAGTTGCGGGAGGCGTGCGACTATCTATGCATTTCTTTCGACTACAGCACCATCAAATGCAGAGACCTCA GTGCCCTGATGCACGAGCTGTCCAACGATGGCGCCCGGCAACAGTTTGAGTTCTACCTGGAAGAAATGGTTCTACCTCTGATGGTGGCCAGCGCCCACAGCGGCGAGCGCGAGTGCCACATTGTGGTCCTCACCGACGACGACGTGGTGGATTGGGACGAGGAATACCCGCCCCAGATGGGAGAGGAGTATTCACAAA TCATCTACAGCACCAAACTCTACCGCTTCTTCAAGTACATTGAGAACCGGGATGTGGCCAAGTCGGTTTTGAAGGAGAGGGGGTTGAAGAAGATCAGACTGGGCATCGAAG GTTACCCCACGTACAAGGAGAAGGTGAAGAAGCGCCCCGGTGGTCGCCCGGAGGTCATCTACAACTACGTCCAGCGCCCCTTCATCCGCATGTCGTGGGAGAAAGAGGAGGGCAAGAGTCGCCACGTGGACTTCCAGTGCGTCAAGTCCAAGTCCATCACCAacctggcggcggcggccgccgacATCCCCCAGGACCAGCTGGTTGTCCTCCACCCGGGTCCGCAGGTGGACGAGCTGGACATCCTGCCCAACCACCCACCTGGAGGCAACCCTTACAACAACAGCTACGGCAACGAGCCAGACCCGGAGGGACCGCCGCCCGCTGTGTGA